A part of Armatimonadota bacterium genomic DNA contains:
- a CDS encoding L-fuculose kinase has translation MSSQVYIAFDLGAESGRAVAGIYDGQRLELKTLHRFANTPLRLPDALTWNVLRQYAEILQGITLTVREYGEAVRSVGVDTWGVDFGLLDARGTLLTNPVHYRDHRTDGIMENVQAMVGADTIYDYTGIQFMPINTLYQLVAVQQQHPGLLDLADKMLMMPDLFHYWLSGAKVSERTIASTSQMMDARTGEWALDLLRHVGLPTHFLPEIVPPGTKLGKLRQAVAEETGVSSVEVITPGSHDTASAVAAVPASYGTDFAYISSGTWSLMGVELPEPLINAHTRTLNFTNEGGVHNTIRFLRNIMGLWLVQECRRAYAREGQEYTYEQLTQMASEAEPFRAIIDPDDRRFLNPPNMLQAIREYCESTGQPAPETPGQFVRCCLESLALRYRWVLEQLESLLGKRLSVVHVVGGGTQNRLLCQFTADACHRPVLAGPVEATAAGNVMLQMIALGELKGVTEGRELIRRSTEIIEYTPRDTEAWDAAYERFLGLLE, from the coding sequence GTGTCCTCACAGGTGTACATTGCCTTCGACCTGGGTGCCGAGAGCGGACGCGCCGTAGCGGGTATCTATGATGGGCAGCGTCTAGAATTGAAAACCCTGCACCGCTTTGCGAACACACCTTTACGCCTGCCCGATGCGCTTACCTGGAACGTGTTGCGACAGTATGCGGAGATTCTGCAGGGAATCACTCTGACCGTGCGCGAGTACGGCGAAGCGGTGCGTTCCGTAGGGGTGGACACCTGGGGCGTGGACTTCGGTCTACTGGACGCGCGAGGCACTTTGTTGACCAATCCCGTGCACTACCGCGACCACCGCACCGACGGCATTATGGAGAACGTGCAGGCGATGGTAGGCGCAGATACCATCTACGACTACACGGGTATCCAGTTCATGCCCATCAACACCCTGTACCAGCTGGTAGCAGTGCAGCAACAACATCCTGGGCTACTGGACCTGGCGGACAAGATGCTGATGATGCCCGACCTGTTCCACTACTGGTTGAGCGGGGCGAAGGTGAGCGAGCGCACCATTGCCAGCACTTCGCAGATGATGGACGCGCGCACCGGCGAGTGGGCGTTGGATTTGCTGAGGCATGTGGGGCTTCCCACGCACTTCCTGCCGGAGATTGTGCCGCCGGGTACGAAACTGGGCAAGCTACGCCAGGCAGTGGCAGAAGAGACCGGCGTTTCGAGCGTAGAGGTTATCACACCGGGTAGTCACGATACCGCCTCCGCAGTGGCTGCCGTGCCTGCAAGCTACGGCACCGACTTCGCCTATATCAGCAGCGGCACATGGTCGTTGATGGGCGTAGAGCTGCCCGAACCGTTGATTAACGCCCACACACGCACACTGAACTTCACCAACGAAGGCGGCGTACACAACACGATACGGTTCTTGCGCAACATCATGGGGCTGTGGCTGGTACAGGAGTGCCGACGCGCATACGCCCGTGAGGGGCAGGAGTACACCTACGAGCAGTTGACACAGATGGCATCGGAGGCAGAACCGTTCCGCGCCATTATAGACCCCGATGACCGCCGTTTCCTGAACCCACCCAACATGCTGCAAGCTATTCGCGAGTACTGCGAAAGCACCGGGCAGCCTGCACCGGAGACGCCGGGACAGTTTGTACGGTGCTGTCTGGAGAGTCTTGCCTTGCGCTATCGCTGGGTGTTAGAGCAGCTGGAGAGCCTGTTGGGCAAGCGGTTGAGCGTGGTTCACGTTGTCGGTGGAGGTACTCAGAACCGTCTGTTGTGCCAGTTCACCGCCGATGCCTGCCACCGTCCGGTGCTGGCAGGTCCTGTGGAGGCGACGGCGGCAGGCAACGTGATGCTGCAGATGATCGCGCTGGGCGAGTTGAAAGGCGTCACCGAGGGGCGCGAGCTGATTCGCCGTTCCACCGAAATTATCGAGTACACGCCTCGTGATACGGAGGCATGGGATGCGGCATACGAGCGGTTTCTGGGGCTTCTCGAGTAA
- a CDS encoding haloacid dehalogenase, whose amino-acid sequence MTVVLDADDTLWRTQSVYERIKTEFKQMLGQIGIYGEDIIQQLDDLDRARVPYRGLRPERFIESLVITYTILATRHGIPFNPGVEAAIYSFRHLLDAPPELYPETIPVLEELRKRGHLLVLYSAAGDMEHQNRRIDLSGIRGYFHHVVVTATKDRDSFLRLLEMLDAQHNPQRVVMVGNSYQFDILPALQCGARGILIDRGDWQATQQVEIDPSVPVLSSLEGLPDLIIDSLSGK is encoded by the coding sequence GTGACCGTAGTGCTTGATGCAGACGATACGCTCTGGCGAACACAGTCGGTGTACGAGAGGATCAAGACTGAGTTCAAACAGATGCTAGGGCAAATAGGTATCTATGGTGAGGACATCATACAGCAGCTGGACGATCTGGATCGTGCCCGTGTACCGTATCGTGGTCTGAGACCGGAACGGTTCATTGAGAGTCTGGTGATTACCTACACCATTCTGGCAACCAGACACGGTATCCCGTTCAATCCAGGAGTAGAGGCAGCGATTTACTCATTCCGTCATCTGCTGGACGCTCCGCCGGAACTCTATCCGGAGACGATACCTGTGCTGGAGGAGCTCCGCAAACGAGGTCATCTGCTGGTGCTCTACTCCGCAGCCGGTGATATGGAACACCAGAACCGCAGGATAGACCTGTCTGGGATTCGGGGCTATTTCCACCATGTGGTGGTCACAGCCACGAAGGACAGAGATAGCTTCCTGCGATTGCTGGAGATGCTTGATGCTCAGCACAATCCACAGCGAGTGGTCATGGTGGGAAACAGTTATCAGTTTGACATTCTACCTGCACTGCAATGTGGTGCGAGAGGTATATTGATAGACCGTGGCGATTGGCAGGCTACACAGCAGGTAGAGATAGATCCGAGTGTTCCCGTGCTGAGCAGTTTGGAAGGTTTGCCGGACCTGATAATAGATTCTCTATCCGGCAAATAG